In a single window of the Streptomyces cinnabarinus genome:
- a CDS encoding isopenicillin N synthase family dioxygenase translates to MSSYQQLPIIDLTAPDLHARLHSAAHDVGFFQLVGHGVGAEETERLLSAMRRFFALPEAERLALDNINSPHFRGYTRTGDERTGGARDWRDQLDIGAERAARVPGPADAPYWWLQGPNQWPAALPELRAAALAWVERLSAVAQRLLRELLVAIGAPADFYDPIFGEHAHPHLKLVRYPGSASDGGDQGVGAHKDYGFLTLLLQDQVGGLQVQRADGFFHDVPPLPGAFVVNLGELLEVATHGYLIATNHRVVSPPGATERFSVPFFYNPRLDARVEPVPFPYASSAPGITADPGNPLFAEYGYNELKGKLRAHPLVAERHHSGLLTPA, encoded by the coding sequence ATGTCGTCGTACCAGCAGCTTCCGATCATTGATCTCACCGCCCCTGATCTGCATGCGCGGCTGCACAGTGCCGCCCATGACGTGGGGTTCTTCCAGCTCGTCGGGCATGGTGTCGGTGCCGAGGAGACCGAGCGGCTTCTGTCCGCCATGCGGAGGTTCTTCGCCCTGCCCGAGGCCGAGCGGCTCGCGCTCGACAACATCAACTCGCCCCACTTCCGCGGCTACACCCGCACCGGGGACGAGCGGACGGGTGGGGCGCGGGACTGGCGGGATCAGCTCGATATCGGGGCCGAGCGGGCCGCCCGGGTTCCGGGGCCCGCAGACGCGCCGTACTGGTGGCTTCAGGGGCCGAATCAGTGGCCCGCCGCGCTTCCCGAGCTGCGTGCCGCCGCGCTCGCCTGGGTCGAGCGGCTCAGTGCCGTCGCTCAGCGGCTGCTGCGTGAGCTGCTCGTCGCCATCGGGGCGCCCGCCGACTTCTACGACCCCATCTTCGGCGAGCACGCCCACCCGCATCTCAAGCTCGTCCGGTATCCGGGGAGCGCCTCGGACGGTGGCGATCAGGGTGTGGGCGCCCACAAGGACTACGGCTTTCTGACGCTGCTGCTTCAGGACCAGGTCGGTGGGCTTCAGGTGCAGCGGGCCGATGGGTTCTTTCACGACGTACCGCCGCTGCCCGGCGCCTTCGTCGTCAATCTTGGTGAGCTGCTGGAGGTGGCCACCCATGGCTATCTCATCGCCACCAATCACCGGGTCGTCTCCCCGCCGGGGGCCACCGAGCGGTTCTCGGTGCCGTTCTTCTACAACCCGCGGCTGGACGCGCGCGTGGAGCCGGTTCCCTTCCCGTACGCCTCCAGTGCGCCGGGCATCACCGCCGACCCCGGCAACCCGCTCTTCGCGGAGTACGGCTACAACGAGCTGAAGGGCAAGCTGCGGGCGCATCCGTTGGTGGCTGAGCGTCATCACTCGGGGCTGCTGACGCCCGCGTGA
- a CDS encoding citrate synthase 2, with amino-acid sequence MSDFVPGLEGVVAFETEIAEPDKEGGALRYRGVDIEDLVGHVSFGNVWGLLVDGAFNPGLPPAEPFPIPVHSGDIRVDVQSALAMLAPVWGLKPLLDIDAEQARDDLARAAVMALSYVAQSARGQGLPMVPQREIDKAQSVVERFMIRWRGEPDPKHVAAVDAYWTSAAEHGMNASTFTARVIASTGADVAAALSGAVGAMSGPLHGGAPSRVLYMIEEIERTGDAEAYVKQALDKGERLMGFGHRVYRAEDPRARVLRRTARELGAPRFEVAEALEKAALAELHARRPDRVLATNVEFWAAIVLDFAQVPAHMFTSMFTCARTAGWSAHILEQKRTGRLVRPSARYIGPGSRDPREIEGYGDIAH; translated from the coding sequence ATGTCCGACTTCGTACCCGGACTCGAAGGAGTCGTCGCGTTCGAGACGGAGATCGCCGAACCCGACAAGGAGGGCGGCGCACTCAGGTACCGGGGCGTCGACATCGAGGACCTCGTCGGCCACGTCTCGTTCGGCAACGTCTGGGGCCTGCTCGTCGACGGGGCCTTCAACCCCGGACTGCCGCCCGCCGAGCCGTTCCCGATCCCGGTGCACTCCGGCGACATCCGCGTCGACGTGCAGTCCGCGCTGGCCATGCTGGCGCCCGTATGGGGCCTGAAACCCCTGCTCGACATCGATGCCGAACAGGCCCGCGACGACCTCGCGCGCGCCGCCGTGATGGCCCTGTCCTACGTCGCCCAGTCCGCGCGCGGACAGGGCCTCCCCATGGTTCCGCAGCGCGAGATCGACAAGGCGCAGTCCGTCGTCGAGCGCTTCATGATCCGCTGGCGGGGCGAGCCGGACCCCAAGCACGTCGCCGCCGTCGACGCCTACTGGACCTCCGCCGCCGAGCACGGCATGAACGCGTCCACGTTCACCGCGCGGGTCATCGCCTCCACCGGCGCCGACGTGGCGGCGGCGCTCTCCGGCGCCGTAGGAGCCATGTCCGGACCGCTGCACGGCGGAGCCCCCTCCCGCGTGCTCTACATGATCGAGGAGATCGAGCGCACCGGCGACGCCGAGGCGTACGTCAAGCAGGCCCTCGACAAGGGCGAGCGGCTCATGGGCTTCGGACACCGGGTCTACCGCGCCGAGGACCCGCGCGCGCGAGTGCTGCGGCGCACGGCGCGCGAGCTGGGCGCGCCGCGGTTCGAGGTGGCCGAGGCACTGGAGAAGGCCGCGCTCGCCGAACTCCACGCCCGCCGCCCCGACCGGGTGCTGGCCACCAACGTCGAGTTCTGGGCGGCGATCGTGCTCGACTTCGCCCAGGTGCCGGCGCACATGTTCACATCGATGTTCACCTGCGCGCGCACCGCGGGCTGGTCGGCGCACATCCTGGAACAGAAGCGGACCGGACGCCTGGTACGGCCGTCCGCCCGCTACATCGGTCCGGGCTCCCGGGACCCCCGGGAGATCGAGGGCTACGGGGACATCGCGCACTGA
- the pdxH gene encoding pyridoxamine 5'-phosphate oxidase: MTDRDAVPPDPAAMRKQYRAAGLAENELPATPVEQFARWFKQAASEAHLFEPNAMVVSTADAEGHPSSRTVLLKQFDEQGFVFYTNYGSRKGRDLAENPYVSLLFPWHQMARQVIVQGIARRTGRDETAAYFRTRPHGSQLGAWASEQSAVIPTRADLDASYAELTARYPEGEQVPVPPDWGGFRVAPQSVEFWQGRENRLHDRLRYVTQADGSWRVERLSP; encoded by the coding sequence GTGACCGACCGAGACGCCGTACCGCCGGATCCCGCCGCGATGCGCAAGCAGTACCGGGCCGCGGGCCTCGCCGAGAACGAGTTGCCCGCCACTCCGGTGGAGCAGTTCGCGCGCTGGTTCAAGCAGGCCGCGAGCGAGGCTCATCTGTTCGAGCCGAACGCCATGGTCGTCTCCACCGCGGACGCCGAGGGCCACCCCAGCTCGCGCACGGTGCTGCTGAAGCAGTTCGACGAGCAGGGCTTCGTCTTCTACACCAATTACGGCTCCCGCAAGGGGCGTGACCTGGCCGAGAACCCGTACGTCTCGCTGCTGTTCCCCTGGCACCAGATGGCCCGCCAGGTCATCGTGCAGGGCATCGCGCGGCGTACCGGGCGGGACGAGACGGCCGCCTACTTCCGGACCCGCCCGCACGGCTCCCAGCTCGGCGCCTGGGCCAGCGAGCAGTCCGCGGTGATCCCCACCCGGGCCGATCTGGACGCCTCGTACGCCGAGCTGACCGCCCGCTACCCGGAGGGCGAGCAGGTGCCGGTGCCGCCGGACTGGGGCGGTTTCCGGGTGGCCCCGCAGTCGGTGGAGTTCTGGCAGGGCCGTGAGAACCGGCTGCACGACCGGTTGCGGTACGTCACCCAGGCGGACGGAAGCTGGCGGGTGGAGCGGCTCAGTCCTTGA
- a CDS encoding TetR/AcrR family transcriptional regulator, whose product MGGVSTAERDRVPKQDRSRATRQRLLEAAVSCLAEHGWAGSTVSVVAERAGVSRGAAQHHFPTREDLFTAAVEYVAEERSTALRALFPEGPAEDRRAVVAALVDLYTGPLFRAALHLWVAASNEEQLRPRVTELEARVGRETHRIAVDLLGADESEPGVRETVQGLLDMARGLGLANLLTDDKARRERVVAQWAALLDRTLKD is encoded by the coding sequence ATGGGTGGTGTGAGTACGGCGGAACGCGACCGCGTTCCCAAGCAGGACCGCAGCCGGGCCACCCGGCAGCGGCTCCTGGAAGCCGCGGTGTCCTGCCTCGCCGAACACGGCTGGGCGGGCTCCACGGTGTCCGTCGTCGCCGAACGCGCGGGCGTCTCCCGGGGCGCCGCGCAACACCACTTCCCGACCCGCGAAGACCTCTTCACGGCGGCCGTCGAGTACGTCGCCGAGGAACGCTCCACCGCCCTGCGCGCCCTGTTCCCGGAAGGCCCCGCCGAGGACCGGCGGGCCGTGGTGGCGGCCCTGGTCGACCTCTACACCGGCCCGCTCTTCCGGGCCGCGCTGCATCTGTGGGTCGCCGCCTCCAACGAGGAGCAGCTGCGCCCGAGGGTGACCGAGCTGGAGGCCCGCGTCGGCCGCGAGACGCACCGTATCGCCGTGGACCTGCTCGGCGCGGACGAGTCCGAGCCCGGCGTACGCGAGACCGTGCAGGGCCTGCTGGACATGGCCCGCGGACTGGGCCTCGCCAACCTGCTGACGGACGACAAGGCGCGGCGCGAGCGGGTCGTGGCCCAGTGGGCCGCCCTGCTGGACCGCACGCTCAAGGACTGA
- a CDS encoding enoyl-CoA hydratase family protein: protein MTLIGRTHARGVEMLILDSPDNRNALSAALVGELADALTDCAKDTDVRAVVLTHTGNTFSAGADLRDPPHPDALVGLLRQIVELPRPVLARVTGHVRAGGLGLLAACDIAAAAHTASFAFTEVRIGVAPAVISLPLLPRTDPRALARYYLTGERFDAPEAARIGLLTAAGDDVDAVLEPVLDGLRRSAPEALAETKRLLTARVLESFDRDAGRLTALSARLFASPHAREGMTAFLERRDPSWVV, encoded by the coding sequence ATGACGCTGATCGGCCGTACCCACGCGCGGGGCGTCGAGATGCTCATCCTCGACTCGCCGGACAACCGCAACGCCCTGTCGGCGGCGCTGGTCGGCGAACTCGCCGACGCGCTGACCGACTGCGCCAAGGACACGGACGTCCGTGCGGTCGTCCTCACCCACACCGGCAACACCTTCAGCGCCGGCGCCGACCTGCGCGACCCGCCGCACCCGGACGCCCTGGTCGGCCTGCTCCGGCAGATCGTGGAGCTGCCCCGGCCGGTCCTCGCGCGGGTCACCGGCCACGTACGCGCGGGCGGCCTCGGCCTGCTGGCCGCCTGCGACATCGCGGCCGCCGCGCACACGGCGAGCTTCGCGTTCACGGAGGTACGCATCGGGGTGGCGCCCGCCGTCATCTCGCTCCCCCTGCTCCCGCGCACCGACCCCCGCGCCCTGGCCCGCTACTACCTCACCGGCGAGCGCTTCGACGCCCCCGAGGCTGCCCGCATCGGCCTGCTCACCGCCGCCGGGGACGACGTCGACGCCGTACTGGAACCCGTCCTCGACGGCCTCAGGCGCTCCGCCCCCGAGGCCCTGGCCGAGACGAAGCGGCTGCTCACGGCTAGGGTGCTGGAATCATTCGACCGGGACGCGGGCCGGCTCACCGCGCTCTCGGCCCGGCTGTTCGCCTCCCCGCATGCCCGCGAGGGGATGACGGCCTTCCTGGAGCGACGGGATCCCTCATGGGTGGTGTGA
- a CDS encoding 4-coumarate--CoA ligase family protein yields MFRSEYADVSPVDQPIHEFVLGRAEEFGELPALIDGTDGTTLTYAQVDRFHRRIAAALAEAGVRKGDVIALHSPNTVAFPTAFYAATRAGASVTTVHPLSTPEEFARQLGDSRARWIITVSPLLEAARRAAELAGGVQEIFVCDSAPGHRSLIDMLGSTAPEPEIDIEPGEDIAALPYSSGTTGVPKGVMLTHRQIATNLVQLDAAVTAGPGERVLAVLPFFHIYGLTALMNAPLRKGATVVVLPRFDLETFLAAIQNHRITALYVAPPIVLALAKHPAVENYDLSSLKYLICSAAPLDAQLAAACSRRLNLPPIGQAYGMTELSPGSHVVPLDAIGEAPPGTVGRLIAGTEMRIVSLDDPDKDLGVGESGEIHIRGPQVMKGYLGRPDATAALIDADGWLHTGDVGHVDSGGWLFVVDRVKELIKYKGFQVAPAELEALLLTHPGIADAAVIGVYDDNANEVPRAYVVRQPLADDLTESDVMMYVAERVAPYKRVRQVTFIEGVPRAASGKILRRELRERT; encoded by the coding sequence ATGTTCCGCAGCGAGTACGCAGACGTGTCCCCCGTGGACCAGCCCATCCACGAGTTCGTCCTGGGCCGCGCCGAGGAGTTCGGCGAGCTGCCCGCCCTGATCGACGGCACCGACGGCACCACCCTGACCTACGCCCAGGTGGACCGGTTCCACCGCAGGATCGCCGCCGCGCTCGCCGAGGCCGGGGTCCGCAAGGGCGATGTGATCGCCCTGCACAGCCCCAACACCGTGGCCTTCCCGACCGCCTTCTACGCCGCCACGCGCGCGGGTGCCTCGGTCACCACCGTGCACCCGCTCTCCACGCCCGAGGAGTTCGCCCGCCAGCTCGGCGACAGCCGGGCCCGCTGGATCATCACCGTCTCACCCCTGCTGGAGGCCGCCCGGCGGGCCGCCGAACTCGCGGGCGGAGTCCAGGAGATCTTCGTCTGCGACAGCGCGCCGGGACACCGCTCGCTGATCGACATGCTCGGCTCCACCGCCCCCGAGCCGGAGATCGACATCGAACCCGGCGAGGACATCGCCGCGCTGCCGTACTCCTCGGGCACCACCGGCGTGCCCAAGGGCGTGATGCTCACCCACCGGCAGATCGCCACCAACCTCGTCCAGCTCGACGCGGCCGTCACCGCGGGCCCCGGCGAACGCGTCCTCGCCGTCCTGCCGTTCTTCCACATCTACGGCCTGACCGCTCTGATGAACGCGCCCCTGCGCAAGGGCGCCACCGTCGTCGTGCTGCCCCGCTTCGACCTGGAGACCTTCCTCGCGGCCATCCAGAACCACCGCATCACCGCGCTGTACGTGGCCCCGCCGATCGTCCTCGCCCTCGCCAAGCACCCGGCGGTGGAGAACTACGACCTGTCGTCCCTGAAGTACCTCATCTGCTCCGCCGCCCCGCTGGACGCCCAGCTCGCCGCGGCCTGCTCCCGGCGCCTGAACCTGCCCCCGATAGGCCAGGCGTACGGCATGACGGAACTCTCCCCGGGCAGCCATGTCGTCCCCCTGGACGCCATCGGCGAGGCGCCCCCGGGCACGGTCGGCCGGCTCATCGCGGGCACCGAGATGCGGATCGTCTCCCTCGACGACCCGGACAAGGACCTCGGCGTCGGCGAGTCCGGCGAGATCCACATCCGCGGCCCGCAGGTCATGAAGGGCTACCTGGGGCGCCCCGACGCCACCGCCGCGCTCATCGACGCGGACGGCTGGCTGCACACCGGGGACGTCGGCCATGTCGACTCAGGCGGCTGGCTGTTCGTCGTTGACCGGGTCAAGGAGCTCATCAAGTACAAGGGCTTCCAGGTGGCCCCCGCCGAACTGGAGGCGCTGCTGCTGACCCACCCGGGCATCGCCGACGCCGCCGTCATCGGGGTGTACGACGACAACGCCAACGAGGTGCCCCGCGCGTATGTCGTCCGCCAGCCGCTCGCCGACGACCTGACCGAGAGCGACGTCATGATGTACGTCGCCGAACGCGTCGCCCCCTACAAGCGGGTCCGCCAGGTCACCTTCATCGAGGGCGTGCCCCGGGCGGCCTCCGGGAAGATCCTCCGGCGCGAGCTCAGGGAGCGCACATGA
- a CDS encoding acyl-CoA dehydrogenase family protein yields MSTIETEEHKALRAAVSALGKRHGRNYDREELWSEAAKLGYLGVNLPEAYGGGGGGIAELSIVLEELGAAGCPLLMMVVSPAICGTVIARFGTEAQKREWLPALADGTRTMAFGITEPDAGSNSHRITTTARRDPDTGDWLLTGRKVFISGVDIADATLIVGRTEDARTGNLKPCLFMVPRDAEGFSRRQIDMELNAAEKQFELTLDDVRLPAEALVGDEDAGLLQLFAGLNPERIMTAAFAIGMGRYALAQAITYARERTVWKAPIGAHQAIAHPLAQAHIDLELARLMMQKAALLYDAGDDVGAGEAANMAKYAAGEACVKAVDQAVHTLGGNGLTREFGLARLITAARVARIAPVSREMILNYVSHQTLGLPKSY; encoded by the coding sequence ATGAGCACGATCGAGACCGAGGAACACAAAGCGCTCCGAGCAGCCGTATCCGCTCTGGGAAAACGCCACGGCCGTAACTACGACCGCGAAGAACTCTGGTCCGAGGCAGCCAAACTCGGCTACCTCGGCGTCAACCTCCCTGAGGCATACGGAGGCGGAGGCGGCGGCATCGCCGAACTCTCCATCGTCCTCGAAGAGCTGGGCGCGGCAGGCTGCCCCCTCCTCATGATGGTCGTCTCGCCGGCCATCTGCGGAACAGTGATCGCCCGCTTCGGAACAGAGGCCCAGAAGCGGGAATGGCTCCCCGCCCTCGCCGACGGCACCCGCACCATGGCCTTCGGCATCACCGAACCCGACGCCGGTTCCAACAGCCACCGCATCACCACCACCGCCCGCCGCGACCCGGACACCGGGGACTGGCTGCTCACCGGCCGCAAGGTCTTCATCTCCGGCGTCGACATCGCGGACGCGACCCTCATCGTCGGACGCACCGAGGACGCCCGCACCGGCAACCTCAAGCCCTGCCTGTTCATGGTCCCGCGCGACGCCGAAGGCTTCTCGCGCCGCCAGATCGACATGGAACTCAACGCCGCGGAGAAGCAGTTCGAGCTGACCCTGGACGACGTACGACTGCCCGCCGAGGCGCTCGTCGGCGACGAGGACGCGGGCCTCCTCCAGCTCTTCGCCGGACTCAACCCCGAGCGGATCATGACGGCCGCCTTCGCGATCGGCATGGGCCGCTACGCCCTCGCGCAAGCGATTACGTACGCCCGCGAACGCACCGTCTGGAAGGCCCCCATCGGCGCCCACCAGGCCATCGCCCACCCCCTCGCCCAGGCGCACATCGACCTGGAACTGGCCCGCCTGATGATGCAGAAGGCGGCCCTGCTCTACGACGCGGGCGACGACGTCGGGGCCGGTGAGGCGGCCAACATGGCCAAGTACGCGGCTGGGGAAGCCTGTGTGAAGGCCGTCGACCAGGCCGTGCACACCCTCGGCGGCAACGGCCTCACGCGGGAATTCGGGCTCGCCCGATTGATAACTGCCGCACGCGTGGCTCGTATTGCACCGGTGAGCCGGGAGATGATTCTCAACTACGTCTCCCACCAGACCTTGGGTCTGCCCAAGTCGTACTGA
- a CDS encoding acetyl/propionyl/methylcrotonyl-CoA carboxylase subunit alpha, whose product MITSVLVANRGEIACRVFRTCGELGIRTVAVHSDADENALHARVADAAVRLPGATPAETYLRGDLIVKAAVAAGADAVHPGYGFLSENADFARAVLDAGLVWIGPPPEAIEAMASKTRAKELMGLAPLGEVAQSDLPVLVKAAAGGGGRGMRIVRCLEELSAALESARAEAASAFGDGEVFVEPYVERGRHVEVQVLADAHGTVWALGTRDCSLQRRHQKVIEEAPAPGLSERLAEELRALAVRAARAVHYVGAGTVEFLVADDTAHFLEMNTRLQVEHPVTEAVFGIDLVALQLSIAEGHPLDPEPPHARGHAVEARLYAEDPARDWAPQTGTLHRLAVPDGVRLDSGYGDGDEIGIHYDPMLAKLIAHAPTRAGALRQLAGALEKATIHGPTTNRDLLVRSLRHEEFTTASMDTAFYDRHLTTLTEPAPDPHAPLAAALAEAARSTSRFGGWRNVPSQPQTRRYARGDEEHEVHYRHTRTGLEADGVRVVHAAADLVVLEVDGVQRRFEAARYGDQVHVNTTTLTQLPRFPDPTAQLAPGSLLAPMPGTVVRIAEGLTAGSAVAAGAPLLWLEAMKMEHKITAPVTGTLSALDVATGQQVTVGQLLAVVEET is encoded by the coding sequence GTGATCACTTCTGTACTCGTCGCCAACCGCGGCGAGATCGCCTGCCGTGTCTTCCGCACCTGCGGTGAGTTGGGAATCCGGACGGTCGCCGTGCACTCGGACGCCGACGAGAACGCCCTCCACGCGCGCGTGGCCGACGCGGCCGTACGCCTCCCGGGCGCGACGCCCGCCGAGACGTATCTGCGCGGCGACCTGATCGTGAAGGCCGCCGTCGCGGCCGGCGCCGACGCCGTGCACCCCGGCTACGGCTTCCTCTCGGAGAACGCCGACTTCGCGCGGGCCGTCCTGGACGCGGGCCTGGTCTGGATCGGTCCGCCGCCGGAGGCGATCGAGGCGATGGCGTCCAAGACGCGCGCCAAGGAGCTGATGGGGCTCGCGCCCCTGGGCGAGGTCGCGCAGAGCGACCTGCCGGTGCTCGTGAAGGCGGCCGCGGGCGGCGGGGGGCGCGGCATGCGGATCGTGCGCTGCCTGGAGGAGCTCAGCGCCGCCCTGGAGAGCGCGCGCGCCGAGGCCGCGAGCGCCTTCGGCGACGGTGAGGTCTTCGTCGAGCCCTATGTGGAGCGCGGTCGCCACGTCGAGGTACAGGTGCTCGCGGACGCGCACGGCACGGTGTGGGCGCTGGGCACGCGCGACTGCTCCCTCCAGCGCCGCCACCAGAAGGTGATCGAGGAGGCGCCGGCGCCCGGGCTCTCGGAGCGGCTCGCGGAGGAGCTGCGCGCGCTGGCCGTACGCGCCGCGCGCGCCGTGCACTACGTCGGCGCCGGCACGGTCGAGTTCCTCGTCGCCGACGACACGGCGCACTTCCTGGAGATGAACACCCGCCTCCAGGTCGAGCACCCCGTCACGGAGGCCGTCTTCGGCATCGACCTGGTCGCCCTCCAGCTGAGCATCGCCGAGGGCCACCCCCTCGACCCCGAGCCGCCCCACGCGCGCGGCCACGCGGTCGAGGCCCGCCTCTACGCCGAGGACCCGGCCCGCGACTGGGCCCCGCAGACCGGCACCCTGCACCGCCTCGCCGTACCCGACGGCGTCCGCCTGGACAGCGGCTACGGCGACGGCGACGAGATCGGCATCCACTACGACCCGATGCTCGCCAAGCTGATCGCGCACGCCCCCACGCGCGCGGGCGCCCTCCGCCAACTCGCGGGCGCCCTGGAGAAGGCGACGATCCACGGCCCCACCACCAACCGCGACCTCCTCGTCCGCTCCCTGCGCCACGAGGAGTTCACGACGGCGAGTATGGACACGGCCTTCTACGACCGTCACCTCACCACCCTGACCGAACCCGCCCCCGACCCCCACGCCCCCCTGGCCGCAGCCCTGGCCGAAGCCGCCCGCTCCACCTCCCGCTTCGGCGGCTGGCGCAACGTCCCCTCCCAGCCCCAGACAAGGCGCTACGCGCGGGGCGACGAGGAACACGAGGTCCACTACCGCCACACCCGGACCGGCCTGGAGGCGGACGGCGTGCGCGTCGTGCACGCGGCCGCGGATCTCGTCGTACTCGAAGTGGACGGAGTACAGCGCCGCTTCGAGGCGGCGCGCTACGGAGACCAGGTCCACGTCAACACCACGACCCTGACCCAACTGCCCCGCTTCCCCGACCCGACGGCCCAACTGGCCCCTGGCTCCCTGCTGGCTCCCATGCCGGGAACGGTGGTCAGGATCGCCGAGGGACTCACGGCGGGATCCGCCGTAGCGGCCGGAGCCCCCCTCCTCTGGCTGGAGGCGATGAAGATGGAACACAAGATCACAGCACCCGTCACAGGAACGCTCAGCGCGTTGGACGTGGCCACGGGCCAGCAGGTCACGGTCGGCCAATTGCTGGCGGTAGTGGAAGAAACCTGA
- a CDS encoding acyl-CoA carboxylase subunit beta, with translation MTVLSSALDVKSPDHRANREAMLAKLSDLDAEHAKALAGGGEKYIARHRKRGKLLARERIELLLDPDTPFLELSPLAAWGSDYAVGASLVTGIGVVEGVECLITANDPTVRGGASNPWSLKKALRANDIALANRLPCISLVESGGADLPSQKEIFIPGGAIFRDITRLSAAGIPTVAVVFGNSTAGGAYVPGMSDHVIMVKERAKVFLGGPPLVKMATGEESDDESLGGAEMHARVSGLADYFAVDEQDALRQARRVVARLNHRKAYPDPALAEPPKYDAEDLLGIVPGDLRTPFDPREVIARIVDGSDFDEFKPLYGASLVTGWASLHGYPVGILANAQGVLFSEESQKAAQFIQLANQRDIPLLFLHNTTGYMVGKEYEQGGIIKHGAMMINAVSNSRVPHLSVLMGASYGAGHYGMCGRAYDPRFLFAWPSAKSAVMGPQQLAGVLSIVARQSAAAKGQPYDDEADAALRAMVEQQIESESLPMFLSGRLYDDGVIDPRDTRTVLGLCLSAVHTAPYEGARGGFGVFRM, from the coding sequence GTGACCGTCCTGTCCTCCGCGCTGGATGTGAAGAGCCCGGACCACCGGGCCAACCGCGAGGCCATGCTCGCCAAGCTCTCCGACCTCGACGCCGAGCACGCCAAGGCGCTCGCGGGGGGCGGGGAGAAGTACATCGCGCGGCACCGCAAGCGCGGCAAGCTCCTTGCGCGGGAGCGCATCGAGCTGCTCCTCGACCCGGACACGCCGTTCCTGGAGCTGTCTCCGCTGGCCGCCTGGGGGAGTGACTACGCCGTCGGCGCGTCCCTCGTCACCGGTATCGGGGTTGTTGAGGGTGTGGAGTGTCTGATCACCGCCAATGATCCGACCGTGCGTGGTGGTGCCAGCAATCCGTGGTCGCTGAAGAAGGCCCTGCGCGCCAATGACATCGCGCTCGCCAACCGGCTGCCCTGCATCAGCCTGGTGGAGTCCGGTGGCGCCGATCTGCCGTCGCAGAAGGAGATCTTCATCCCCGGGGGCGCGATCTTCCGGGACATCACGCGGCTGTCGGCGGCCGGGATTCCGACCGTCGCCGTCGTCTTCGGCAACTCCACCGCGGGTGGCGCCTACGTCCCGGGCATGTCCGACCACGTGATCATGGTCAAGGAGCGCGCCAAGGTGTTCCTCGGCGGGCCGCCGCTGGTCAAGATGGCGACCGGTGAGGAGAGCGACGACGAGTCCCTCGGCGGTGCCGAGATGCACGCGCGTGTGTCGGGGCTCGCGGACTACTTCGCCGTCGACGAGCAGGACGCGCTGCGGCAGGCCCGGCGGGTCGTCGCCCGGCTCAACCACCGCAAGGCGTACCCGGATCCGGCGCTCGCCGAGCCGCCCAAGTACGACGCCGAGGACCTGCTCGGCATCGTCCCGGGGGATCTGCGCACGCCCTTCGACCCGCGTGAGGTCATCGCCCGGATCGTCGACGGCTCCGACTTCGACGAGTTCAAGCCGCTGTACGGCGCCAGCCTGGTCACCGGCTGGGCGAGCCTGCACGGCTACCCGGTCGGCATCCTCGCCAACGCCCAGGGCGTGCTCTTCAGCGAGGAGTCCCAGAAGGCGGCCCAGTTCATCCAGCTGGCGAACCAACGGGACATCCCGCTGCTCTTCCTGCACAACACCACCGGCTACATGGTCGGCAAGGAGTACGAGCAGGGCGGGATCATCAAGCACGGCGCGATGATGATCAACGCGGTCTCCAACTCCCGCGTCCCGCACCTCTCCGTGCTCATGGGCGCCTCCTACGGCGCGGGGCACTACGGCATGTGCGGGCGGGCCTACGACCCGCGGTTCCTGTTCGCCTGGCCCAGCGCCAAGTCGGCCGTCATGGGCCCGCAGCAGCTCGCGGGCGTCCTGTCGATCGTCGCCCGGCAGTCGGCCGCCGCCAAGGGGCAGCCGTACGACGACGAGGCGGACGCGGCGCTGCGGGCCATGGTGGAGCAGCAGATCGAGTCCGAGTCGCTGCCGATGTTCCTGTCCGGGCGGCTGTACGACGACGGCGTCATCGACCCGCGCGACACCCGCACCGTCCTCGGCCTGTGCCTGTCCGCCGTCCACACGGCGCCCTACGAGGGCGCGCGCGGCGGCTTCGGCGTCTTCCGGATGTGA